Proteins encoded together in one Deltaproteobacteria bacterium window:
- a CDS encoding sigma-54 dependent transcriptional regulator, with translation MEKILVVDDELNMRLVLKALLSKEGYDVATASDGLEALKILKSGDVEVIVTDMKMPKLDGMGLLERVIRDYPSTPVIIITAHGTIAAAVDALKKGAFDYITKPFERDELQHIIHKAIKTRRLNEEELFISPDDVDRQGIVGSSEPMLKIYETIKKVAPTSTSVLITGETGTGKDLIACAIHRNSPRRNNPFVKINCAAIAENLIESELFGYERGAFTGAVSTKPGRFELADKGTLFLDEVGDIPRDMQVKLLRAIQDHEFERVGGLRTIKVDVRLIAATNRNLLQDVKEGRFREDLYYRLNVFPTHLPPLRERREDVLPLTDYFIEKFNRKLERSVRNIDSRVKELLIQYDWPGNIRELENFMERIVLMAGGDTITFEDIPPEWKSAAEALSLSQPAGQKKPLKSFVKSYMEEVEKQTITQCLEECGGNVTKAAQRLGLSRKGLQLKMIKYSLRKQ, from the coding sequence ATGGAGAAGATACTTGTCGTTGATGATGAACTCAATATGCGGCTGGTCTTGAAGGCCTTGCTGAGTAAGGAGGGGTATGACGTAGCAACGGCATCGGATGGCCTGGAAGCATTGAAAATCCTCAAGAGCGGTGATGTAGAAGTCATTGTGACTGATATGAAGATGCCGAAACTCGATGGAATGGGTCTTCTGGAGAGAGTGATTCGTGATTATCCTTCTACACCGGTTATTATTATAACCGCTCATGGTACGATTGCTGCCGCCGTGGATGCCTTGAAGAAGGGGGCCTTCGATTATATCACCAAACCGTTTGAACGAGATGAATTGCAACACATAATCCATAAGGCCATAAAAACAAGGCGGTTGAATGAAGAAGAGCTCTTCATCAGTCCCGATGATGTGGATCGGCAAGGGATTGTGGGATCCAGTGAACCCATGTTAAAGATATATGAAACCATCAAAAAAGTTGCCCCGACGTCGACAAGCGTACTGATTACGGGTGAGACGGGTACCGGCAAAGATCTCATAGCCTGTGCCATTCATAGAAACAGCCCTCGCAGGAATAATCCATTCGTTAAGATCAACTGTGCCGCCATTGCGGAGAATCTCATAGAAAGCGAACTGTTCGGTTATGAAAGGGGGGCTTTCACCGGCGCTGTGTCTACAAAACCGGGGAGGTTTGAACTGGCGGATAAGGGGACCCTCTTTTTAGACGAGGTGGGGGATATTCCAAGGGATATGCAGGTGAAGCTCCTCAGGGCAATCCAAGATCACGAATTCGAGCGGGTCGGCGGCCTGCGCACGATTAAAGTGGATGTAAGATTAATTGCGGCGACAAACAGGAATCTTCTTCAGGATGTGAAAGAAGGCAGGTTTAGAGAAGATCTTTATTACCGGCTCAATGTTTTTCCCACACACCTGCCTCCCCTCCGGGAAAGAAGAGAAGATGTACTTCCCCTTACCGACTACTTTATCGAGAAGTTTAACAGGAAGCTAGAAAGGTCGGTTCGAAATATCGATTCCCGGGTGAAAGAGCTCCTTATTCAATATGACTGGCCGGGCAATATCCGGGAGTTGGAAAATTTTATGGAACGTATTGTTCTCATGGCCGGTGGGGATACGATTACCTTTGAAGATATTCCACCGGAATGGAAATCAGCCGCCGAGGCGCTTTCCCTTTCCCAGCCTGCGGGACAGAAAAAACCCCTTAAAAGTTTCGTGAAGAGCTATATGGAAGAGGTGGAAAAACAAACGATAACGCAGTGTTTGGAGGAGTGCGGCGGTAATGTCACCAAAGCTGCTCAGCGGCTCGGTCTCAGCAGGAAAGGTCTGCAATTGAAGATGATAAAATATAGTCTCCGTAAACAATAG